The Apibacter raozihei genome contains a region encoding:
- a CDS encoding peptidylprolyl isomerase, which translates to MTILGRIRQQTGLLIGIVTLALLAFLVPWDTVSSFFLGQKDPNVFGKVNKEAITRQEYYDQLNFLSSQYQGQYPENLLEGEVWNSLVQNKLTEQKFNSAGFILTDKMIWDIAKAAPMFANDARFKDKNGKVNIQLIQDEFKKMEDNQNASAEYREVYRTLLTLKRNFGYQAMYKQYFGAYSAGMLTNAKELDILSQNFANTANIEYVKVGYDEYYKANPNSVKVTDEDLKAYIEKHKSLFKIDDNRTLDYVFFSGRPTSTDEKATLTSLTSLLSSSVIEGDTIQAFGSVRNDSLYISELNTAQIVDRAFTPQYRTEKQLSPSIQSWVKSASIGQISPSYKEGNYYVFSKLIGRKSSDSVIAENILLTYTGASAQVQPKTPRNKEQAKKQADELAAQIGANPSDFGKLAVQYSDDPGAATTGGEIKLTTSQDFPAPYKALQNFLESSPAGKTSVIETPQGYMVINIKNRKPDGTVYKLADLAKEIKSSEETTELARKQANNFIQTIQGKSSKEFQDIAKKSKYAPLQQSGILRFGTQLQGLGTDKDSDIVTWAFDSKRSLGDTEMFTTSDQSYVVVRVSSLFKKGLADPSIVRKEIEPIVRNEKLAKIVSEKINSSKQNLDQLASTYKTVKNTASFSFDNPSVGGSFEPKVGGAAFGIKPNSVSKAIEGKSGVYVIITKSITKGDAGNKKDLKNQLINQYSRQMPSLLLRTLYQDANIEDYRGTIFNQQQKR; encoded by the coding sequence ATGACTATTCTTGGAAGGATAAGACAACAGACTGGATTACTGATAGGTATTGTAACCCTTGCATTACTTGCATTTTTAGTGCCTTGGGATACCGTATCGAGTTTTTTCTTAGGACAAAAAGATCCTAATGTTTTTGGTAAAGTTAACAAAGAGGCGATTACCCGTCAGGAATATTACGATCAGCTTAATTTTTTAAGTTCACAATATCAAGGACAATACCCTGAAAATTTACTGGAAGGCGAAGTTTGGAATTCGCTTGTTCAAAATAAATTAACTGAGCAGAAATTTAATTCTGCTGGTTTTATTTTAACTGATAAAATGATTTGGGACATTGCAAAAGCAGCTCCCATGTTTGCCAATGATGCCCGATTTAAAGATAAAAACGGAAAAGTAAATATTCAGCTTATACAGGATGAGTTCAAAAAAATGGAAGATAACCAGAATGCTTCCGCTGAGTATCGCGAAGTCTACAGAACGCTTCTTACTCTGAAAAGAAATTTTGGATATCAGGCCATGTATAAACAATATTTTGGAGCATATTCTGCCGGAATGCTTACGAATGCCAAAGAATTAGATATACTTAGTCAGAATTTTGCGAATACTGCAAATATTGAATACGTGAAAGTAGGATATGATGAGTATTATAAAGCAAATCCTAATTCTGTGAAAGTTACTGATGAAGACTTAAAAGCTTACATTGAAAAACACAAATCTTTATTTAAAATTGATGATAACAGAACATTGGATTATGTTTTCTTTTCTGGCAGACCCACAAGTACAGATGAAAAGGCTACTTTAACTTCCTTGACCTCTCTATTATCCTCCTCTGTTATTGAAGGGGATACTATACAAGCTTTTGGCTCTGTTCGAAATGATTCATTATACATCAGTGAATTAAATACGGCTCAAATCGTTGACAGAGCTTTTACACCTCAATACCGAACGGAAAAACAGTTGTCTCCTTCTATACAATCCTGGGTAAAAAGTGCTTCAATTGGCCAGATATCCCCTTCTTATAAAGAAGGAAATTATTATGTTTTTTCTAAACTTATAGGACGTAAAAGTTCGGATTCTGTCATTGCTGAAAATATTTTGCTTACGTATACCGGAGCATCTGCACAAGTACAGCCTAAAACTCCAAGAAACAAAGAACAGGCAAAAAAACAGGCAGATGAATTAGCCGCTCAAATTGGTGCTAATCCTTCTGATTTTGGAAAACTTGCTGTGCAATATTCGGATGATCCGGGTGCTGCAACTACCGGAGGTGAAATTAAGTTAACAACTTCTCAAGATTTCCCAGCTCCTTACAAGGCTCTTCAGAATTTCCTTGAATCTTCTCCAGCGGGTAAAACAAGTGTGATTGAAACCCCTCAGGGATACATGGTCATAAATATTAAAAACAGAAAACCTGATGGTACTGTTTACAAACTTGCAGATTTAGCAAAAGAGATTAAATCTTCAGAGGAAACTACTGAGCTGGCACGTAAGCAGGCTAATAACTTTATACAAACTATACAAGGTAAATCTTCTAAAGAATTTCAGGATATAGCTAAAAAATCAAAATATGCACCCCTTCAACAATCCGGAATTTTACGTTTCGGAACTCAGTTACAAGGATTAGGTACTGATAAAGATTCAGACATAGTTACCTGGGCTTTTGATTCTAAGAGAAGTTTAGGTGATACCGAAATGTTCACTACCAGTGATCAGAGTTATGTGGTGGTTCGTGTTTCTTCTTTATTTAAAAAAGGTCTTGCAGATCCTTCAATTGTAAGAAAAGAAATAGAGCCTATTGTGCGTAACGAAAAACTGGCAAAAATTGTCAGTGAGAAAATTAATAGTTCTAAACAGAATTTAGATCAACTTGCTTCTACTTACAAAACAGTTAAAAATACAGCTTCTTTTAGTTTTGATAACCCTTCAGTAGGCGGTTCTTTTGAGCCTAAAGTCGGAGGTGCTGCTTTTGGAATCAAGCCTAATAGTGTATCTAAAGCAATTGAAGGTAAATCAGGTGTATATGTTATAATTACCAAATCTATAACTAAAGGTGATGCAGGTAATAAAAAAGACCTGAAAAATCAGCTGATCAATCAGTATTCCAGACAAATGCCTTCTTTACTTTTAAGAACCTTATATCAGGATGCAAATATAGAAGACTATAGAGGAACTATTTTTAATCAACAACAAAAAAGATAG
- the hemB gene encoding porphobilinogen synthase has translation MILYNRNRRLRANQSLRDLVKETVLTTNDFMLPVFITEGQGVVEEIPSMPGIYRRSLDQTVKEVKELWSLGIKAVNLYVKVSDTLKDNTGKEAWNKEGLMQQSIKAIKDAVPEIVVMPDVALDPYSIHGHDGIVEDGKILNDETVEALVKMSLSHAEAGADFIAPSDMMDGRVLAIREALEQNGFSDVGIMSYAAKYASSFYGPFRDALDSAPGFGDKKTYQMDYTNSREAINETLRDIEEGADIVMVKPGLPYLDIVSRLHELVDVPVAVYQVSGEYAMIKAAVQNGWLDNDKIILESLTCIKRAGASLISTYFAKEAAILLNQ, from the coding sequence ATGATACTCTACAATAGGAATAGAAGATTAAGAGCGAACCAGTCACTTCGTGATCTTGTTAAAGAAACCGTACTAACTACCAATGATTTTATGTTACCCGTGTTTATTACCGAAGGTCAGGGTGTAGTTGAAGAAATACCATCTATGCCAGGCATATATCGTCGATCATTAGATCAAACGGTAAAAGAAGTTAAAGAATTATGGTCCCTAGGCATTAAAGCGGTTAATTTATATGTAAAAGTAAGCGATACGTTAAAAGATAATACCGGAAAAGAAGCATGGAATAAAGAAGGCTTAATGCAGCAGTCCATAAAAGCAATTAAAGATGCAGTTCCAGAAATAGTGGTTATGCCGGATGTAGCATTGGATCCGTATTCAATCCACGGACATGACGGTATTGTGGAAGACGGTAAAATATTGAATGATGAAACGGTAGAGGCCTTAGTTAAAATGAGTTTAAGCCATGCGGAAGCAGGTGCGGATTTCATTGCTCCCAGCGATATGATGGATGGAAGGGTACTGGCTATAAGAGAGGCACTGGAGCAAAATGGTTTTTCTGATGTTGGAATTATGAGTTATGCAGCCAAATATGCGAGTTCGTTTTACGGGCCTTTCAGGGATGCCTTGGATAGCGCTCCGGGGTTTGGAGATAAAAAAACATACCAGATGGATTATACAAACAGTAGGGAAGCTATTAATGAAACCCTGCGCGACATTGAAGAAGGAGCCGATATTGTAATGGTTAAACCTGGATTGCCGTACTTAGATATTGTTTCTCGTTTGCACGAGTTGGTTGACGTTCCGGTAGCTGTATATCAGGTGAGTGGAGAATATGCAATGATAAAAGCAGCAGTACAAAATGGTTGGCTGGATAATGATAAAATTATATTGGAAAGTCTTACATGTATAAAAAGAGCTGGAGCAAGTCTTATTTCAACATATTTTGCCAAAGAAGCAGCAATCCTACTGAATCAATAA
- the gldC gene encoding gliding motility protein GldC, protein MKETEINFSIQLDENHIPEKIVWAAPDGGIIGAETNSVLLSVWDDKKKEALRIDLWTKEMPVDEMKRFFHQVLASLGDSYQRATDEEDVADEIRRFAEYFADRSGIKM, encoded by the coding sequence ATGAAAGAAACAGAAATTAATTTTTCCATACAATTAGATGAAAACCATATTCCTGAAAAAATAGTTTGGGCAGCTCCCGACGGAGGCATTATTGGAGCAGAGACTAATTCGGTTTTATTATCCGTTTGGGATGATAAAAAAAAAGAAGCCTTGCGTATTGATCTTTGGACTAAAGAAATGCCGGTAGATGAAATGAAACGTTTTTTTCATCAGGTATTGGCTTCTCTTGGCGATTCTTATCAAAGAGCTACGGATGAAGAAGACGTGGCAGATGAAATCAGAAGATTTGCTGAGTATTTTGCAGATAGAAGCGGAATTAAAATGTAA
- the gldB gene encoding gliding motility lipoprotein GldB has product MKIIKYLLVIIGLIGCTRKESTKNERWNVDVSGIGVNLDFTDISKDFYNLEFPISEFRKKYTFYLDSNFPDKEYEKQRRDTTELNIYTEIKSKVNQDKIKEELSNLFRHIKYYYPDFEVPKVYLYSSFITDHLSPVTYVPNQNYLFIAADCFLGYGNKYYDMMKIDRYLQVTMDQNFIAPKVARAIIDEKSWVPKEWTSQSFVSQMIYQGKKLVLEDAFLPKLQDRFKIGYTEEQMKWARDNEFEIWNYFIQENYVFSDDISLSDRFLTLAPFSKFYTEADSKSPGQIGSWVGWQISRKYINENPDISLQDFIKINNHDQIFAKSKYKPEPK; this is encoded by the coding sequence ATGAAGATTATTAAATATTTACTAGTAATTATTGGGTTGATAGGTTGTACCCGAAAAGAGAGTACAAAAAATGAAAGATGGAATGTTGATGTAAGTGGTATCGGTGTAAATTTAGATTTTACAGATATTTCCAAAGATTTTTATAATTTGGAATTTCCTATCTCCGAATTTCGGAAAAAATACACTTTTTATCTGGATTCAAACTTCCCGGACAAAGAATATGAAAAGCAAAGAAGAGACACTACTGAATTAAATATTTATACTGAAATAAAAAGCAAAGTTAACCAGGATAAAATAAAAGAGGAACTTAGCAATTTATTCAGGCATATCAAATATTATTATCCGGATTTTGAAGTTCCTAAAGTTTATTTATACTCATCATTCATTACAGATCATCTTTCTCCGGTAACCTACGTTCCCAACCAGAACTATCTGTTTATTGCGGCAGATTGCTTTTTAGGATATGGTAATAAATATTATGATATGATGAAAATTGACAGATATCTTCAGGTAACTATGGATCAGAATTTTATTGCTCCCAAGGTTGCGCGTGCGATTATAGATGAAAAATCGTGGGTTCCTAAAGAATGGACCAGCCAGTCTTTCGTATCCCAGATGATTTATCAGGGGAAAAAATTAGTCCTTGAAGATGCTTTTTTACCCAAATTACAAGATAGGTTTAAAATAGGATATACCGAAGAACAGATGAAATGGGCAAGAGATAATGAATTTGAAATCTGGAATTATTTCATTCAGGAAAATTACGTATTTAGTGATGATATATCATTATCCGATCGATTCCTTACATTAGCACCGTTTTCCAAATTTTATACGGAAGCTGATTCAAAAAGTCCCGGACAGATTGGTAGCTGGGTAGGCTGGCAGATTTCCAGAAAATATATAAACGAAAATCCGGATATAAGTTTACAGGATTTTATAAAAATTAATAATCACGATCAAATATTTGCTAAATCTAAATACAAACCGGAACCAAAATAA
- the nadE gene encoding NAD(+) synthase produces MRTTEVISHIVTWLNDYITQSKTQGFVVGVSGGIDSAVVSTLAAKTEKPVLLIEMPIHQPVEQVTRAQEHMKFLAENFPNVSTKRVDLTESFEVLKKELNVDELHKNTYLALANTRSRLRMTTLYYFAGLHGYLVCGTGNKIEDFGVGFFTKYGDGGVDISPIADLLKSQVYEIAKVLGVSQDIQKAKPTDGLWGDDRSDEDQIGATYPELEWAMSVYANHSADDFTGRQKEVFDIYDRLNRLAQHKINPIPVCKIPEELL; encoded by the coding sequence ATGCGAACAACAGAAGTAATTTCTCATATAGTTACATGGTTAAATGATTACATTACACAATCCAAAACCCAAGGTTTTGTAGTTGGTGTTTCCGGAGGAATTGATTCAGCAGTAGTTTCCACATTAGCAGCAAAAACAGAAAAACCTGTATTGTTGATTGAAATGCCAATACACCAGCCTGTAGAACAGGTAACTCGTGCGCAGGAACATATGAAGTTTCTTGCTGAAAATTTCCCAAATGTTTCTACAAAAAGAGTAGATTTAACTGAGTCTTTTGAAGTCTTGAAAAAAGAATTGAATGTAGATGAACTTCATAAAAACACTTATCTTGCGCTTGCTAATACTCGTTCCCGACTACGTATGACTACCTTATACTATTTTGCCGGATTACACGGGTATCTCGTATGTGGTACAGGAAATAAAATTGAAGATTTTGGAGTTGGCTTTTTCACCAAATATGGAGACGGCGGCGTGGATATAAGTCCTATAGCTGATTTGCTTAAAAGTCAGGTTTACGAAATAGCTAAGGTTTTAGGAGTTTCCCAAGATATTCAAAAAGCTAAACCAACGGATGGGCTTTGGGGAGATGATCGCTCTGATGAGGATCAAATCGGAGCAACTTATCCTGAACTTGAATGGGCCATGAGTGTATATGCAAATCATTCTGCTGATGATTTTACAGGAAGACAAAAAGAAGTTTTTGATATTTATGACAGGCTTAACCGACTGGCACAGCATAAAATTAATCCTATTCCTGTTTGTAAAATTCCAGAAGAATTACTTTAA
- a CDS encoding YebC/PmpR family DNA-binding transcriptional regulator → MGRAFEYRKASKLARWDKMAKQFSRIGKEIAIAVKTGGSNPEANPALRRCLLNAKGVNMPKDNVERAIKKASGADAEQYDEITYEGYGPGGIAIYLECTTNNSTRTVANVRAIFNKFDGNLGKNGELTFIFDRKGIFTLDKSAITLDWDDFELEMIDAGAEEVEADEDEVIITSSFEDFGSMNHKFEELKIEPKSAELQRLPNTTKELPLDQAQVIMKMLERFEDDDDVQHVFHNMEITEELQNAMS, encoded by the coding sequence ATGGGACGCGCATTTGAATATCGAAAAGCTTCAAAATTAGCCAGATGGGATAAAATGGCTAAACAATTCAGCCGAATAGGAAAGGAAATTGCTATAGCAGTTAAAACCGGTGGTTCTAATCCGGAAGCTAATCCGGCATTACGTCGTTGTTTACTTAATGCGAAAGGGGTTAATATGCCTAAGGATAATGTTGAAAGGGCTATTAAAAAAGCTTCGGGAGCTGATGCTGAACAGTACGATGAAATAACTTACGAAGGTTATGGTCCTGGAGGTATTGCCATTTATCTTGAGTGTACTACTAACAATTCTACCCGTACTGTTGCTAATGTAAGGGCTATATTTAATAAGTTTGATGGTAACTTAGGCAAAAATGGTGAGTTGACTTTTATCTTTGACCGAAAGGGTATATTTACACTGGATAAATCTGCTATAACTCTGGATTGGGATGACTTTGAACTTGAAATGATTGATGCGGGAGCTGAAGAGGTTGAAGCTGATGAAGATGAAGTTATTATCACTAGTTCTTTCGAAGATTTCGGTTCTATGAACCATAAATTCGAAGAATTGAAAATAGAGCCTAAGAGTGCTGAGTTGCAGAGATTGCCAAATACTACGAAAGAATTACCTTTAGATCAGGCTCAGGTCATCATGAAAATGCTTGAACGTTTTGAAGATGATGATGACGTTCAACATGTTTTCCACAATATGGAAATAACAGAGGAACTGCAAAATGCAATGAGTTAA
- a CDS encoding DUF3817 domain-containing protein: protein MNEKKIEQWFKIACYAECVSCVLLFFIAMPLKYSFHNTILMIPAGIIHGIFFTAYLILAVLVRKIYKWDDEDFVFALMSAFFPFATLWVEKTLAKPDRNQKK, encoded by the coding sequence ATGAACGAAAAAAAAATAGAACAATGGTTTAAAATAGCTTGTTATGCAGAATGTGTAAGCTGTGTATTATTGTTTTTTATTGCTATGCCGTTAAAATATTCCTTTCATAATACTATATTGATGATTCCTGCAGGAATTATTCACGGAATTTTCTTCACAGCATATTTAATATTAGCTGTTCTTGTACGAAAAATATATAAATGGGATGATGAAGATTTTGTTTTTGCCCTTATGTCAGCATTCTTTCCATTCGCCACTTTATGGGTAGAAAAAACGTTGGCTAAACCCGATAGAAATCAAAAAAAATAG
- a CDS encoding HopJ type III effector protein, with protein MILEKIKTYPDTVQFNEVIEHIDNKYDFIPTKFKNGEIVNEENQNNGSCKLFSFAKLHNLSQEETLHLFGDFYREEVLKKPMENNHLNIRNFIKYGWEGILFEDIALKEK; from the coding sequence ATGATACTTGAAAAGATAAAAACTTATCCAGACACTGTTCAATTTAACGAGGTGATTGAGCACATAGATAATAAGTATGATTTTATACCTACAAAATTTAAGAATGGAGAAATAGTTAATGAAGAAAATCAAAATAATGGATCCTGTAAATTATTTAGTTTTGCAAAGTTACACAATCTATCTCAAGAAGAAACGCTTCATCTTTTTGGTGATTTTTACAGAGAAGAGGTTTTAAAAAAGCCGATGGAAAATAATCATTTAAATATTAGAAATTTTATTAAATACGGATGGGAAGGTATTTTGTTTGAAGATATAGCGTTAAAGGAAAAATGA
- a CDS encoding ATP-grasp domain-containing protein, with product MYFLVQENIYADPDHYKIFKVLEELKIEYDKINLTYDTKDINLNINRNDIFVYGSVTLARLAKKRTDWYPGSFYGGNHLYEVYSRYYTTNLVNYPVEIHKIKDQLDWKSDEKKFIKPYLDAKVFTGKAFSETEWTDFIYESLHNTYTKLQEDTLILVSESTTLLKEARIWVIGSQIIDSGYYRFNENILYEDKVSEDGLSFAKNMIDLYQPEEAFVLDIGLTYNGWKIVEINCINSSGFYPNTNVKAIIKALNIYFSTTKKEN from the coding sequence ATGTACTTTTTAGTTCAAGAAAACATCTATGCAGACCCCGATCATTATAAAATATTTAAAGTTCTAGAAGAACTAAAAATAGAATACGATAAAATCAACTTGACTTACGATACTAAAGATATCAACCTAAATATAAATAGAAACGATATTTTTGTTTATGGATCAGTTACATTAGCCCGTTTAGCTAAAAAACGAACAGACTGGTACCCAGGCTCATTTTACGGGGGAAATCATTTGTATGAAGTTTATTCCAGATACTATACAACTAACTTAGTTAATTATCCAGTAGAAATTCACAAAATCAAAGATCAACTCGATTGGAAAAGTGACGAGAAAAAATTTATAAAACCTTATCTTGATGCAAAAGTGTTTACAGGAAAAGCATTCTCAGAGACTGAATGGACAGATTTTATTTATGAATCTTTACATAATACTTACACTAAACTTCAAGAAGACACACTAATTTTAGTATCCGAATCAACTACGTTATTAAAAGAAGCAAGAATATGGGTAATTGGCAGTCAAATTATTGACAGTGGGTATTACCGATTTAATGAAAACATTCTTTATGAAGATAAAGTCTCTGAAGATGGGCTTTCATTTGCGAAAAATATGATCGATCTCTATCAACCGGAGGAGGCTTTTGTTTTAGATATCGGATTAACTTACAATGGATGGAAGATAGTTGAAATCAATTGTATTAACAGTTCAGGATTTTATCCCAATACAAATGTGAAAGCAATTATAAAAGCGTTAAATATTTATTTCTCGACTACTAAAAAAGAAAATTAA
- a CDS encoding AAA family ATPase: protein MERIKLYNRRSLIMHTIEKLTAILTHIKNIYIGKEEVIDLLGICLLARENAFLYGPPGTAKSAIVRTLSSSIINGKNFEYLLTRFTEPNEIFGPFDIRKLKEGELITNTEGMMPEASMVFLDEIFNANSAILNSLLTALNEKIFKRGKENKKLPALIFVGASNVLPEDEALNALFDRFLIRIKVDYVNIELLQHVLIAGRKLENHTNLEPIPAINPQEIIELQSLCRTVNLHSVYEAYLKAIIELRNIGIAISDRRAVKIQNLIAASALICGRNEAILSDLWVLKYTWDTEEQIELLEGIINRIIEKDDKANAHIQAFKNKSPDPEELMKDFNLLLYNWENASNDFDEQNLIKDKLRYLQTRCSWLPNEDQKKFILKEIDGLWKKILHS, encoded by the coding sequence TTGGAAAGAATTAAATTATATAACAGAAGATCATTAATTATGCATACTATTGAAAAACTAACTGCTATACTCACTCATATCAAGAATATTTATATTGGTAAGGAGGAGGTTATTGACTTATTAGGCATCTGTCTTTTAGCTCGTGAAAATGCATTTCTGTACGGACCTCCCGGCACAGCAAAATCAGCTATTGTAAGAACACTGTCTAGCTCAATTATAAATGGTAAAAATTTTGAGTATCTACTTACTCGATTTACTGAACCGAATGAAATTTTCGGTCCATTTGATATCAGGAAATTAAAAGAAGGAGAACTTATTACCAATACAGAAGGAATGATGCCGGAGGCCTCTATGGTTTTTTTAGATGAAATTTTTAATGCAAATTCTGCGATTTTAAACTCCTTATTAACAGCCTTAAATGAAAAAATATTTAAACGCGGGAAAGAAAACAAAAAATTACCTGCTCTTATTTTTGTAGGTGCCAGTAATGTCCTTCCGGAAGATGAAGCATTAAATGCTCTATTTGATAGATTTCTTATTCGTATTAAGGTTGATTATGTAAATATTGAACTTCTACAGCATGTTCTGATAGCAGGAAGAAAATTAGAAAACCATACCAATCTAGAACCTATACCCGCCATTAATCCTCAGGAAATTATTGAATTGCAATCCCTCTGCAGAACAGTAAATTTACATTCAGTTTACGAAGCTTATCTAAAAGCTATAATTGAATTGAGAAATATTGGAATTGCTATTTCAGACAGACGTGCCGTTAAAATACAAAATCTTATAGCTGCAAGCGCCTTAATATGTGGAAGAAATGAAGCTATTTTATCCGATTTATGGGTTTTAAAATATACCTGGGATACAGAGGAACAGATAGAGTTGCTTGAAGGTATCATTAACCGAATTATTGAGAAGGATGATAAAGCGAATGCTCATATACAGGCATTTAAAAATAAAAGCCCTGATCCTGAAGAATTAATGAAAGATTTTAATTTATTGCTTTACAATTGGGAGAATGCTTCTAACGATTTTGATGAACAAAATTTGATTAAAGATAAATTAAGATATTTACAGACCCGTTGCAGCTGGCTCCCTAACGAAGATCAAAAAAAATTCATACTAAAAGAAATTGATGGTTTATGGAAGAAAATTCTTCACAGTTAG
- a CDS encoding tetratricopeptide repeat protein produces MMKNKQNFIDKFYSAIFILGILKLVGILSKIVDFSVKSIIVELVIFFVIMFIILSIISRLKRKNNNNTNYSTDNTNTAAINSSNFNKIKNKYEQIAKNYIKSKEYKKAAKVYSKLLNNNYKAAKVLKEGKLYSEAAIIYLKLLKDKKAAAQCYVMAFQYHSAISLYRELKEYEKVGDLYIAIHDVNSANNYYQMVINNYIQNNQFVKASLIYSKKMNDCDSAQKILLDGWNKNLDAYNCLIIYLNNYTDSFKLKEEIERLYFLVLPNQKLIFLKVLKKLFTKNKELQTLIKNMAYEIIADKINSHPMVVNELQYFNPQDTFIRKDIIRYKTGNNKIFTG; encoded by the coding sequence ATGATGAAAAATAAACAAAATTTTATTGATAAATTTTATTCAGCCATTTTTATTCTTGGAATATTAAAGCTGGTTGGAATATTATCCAAAATAGTAGATTTTTCTGTAAAAAGTATTATAGTTGAATTAGTCATTTTTTTTGTCATTATGTTTATTATTCTCTCTATTATATCACGTTTAAAACGTAAGAATAACAACAACACTAATTATTCAACAGACAATACAAATACAGCTGCAATTAATTCTTCTAATTTTAATAAAATCAAAAACAAATATGAACAAATTGCTAAAAATTATATTAAATCAAAAGAATATAAAAAAGCGGCTAAAGTATATTCAAAACTTTTAAATAACAATTATAAGGCAGCTAAAGTTTTAAAAGAAGGAAAATTGTATAGCGAAGCGGCTATTATTTATTTAAAACTACTTAAAGACAAAAAAGCGGCTGCTCAATGTTATGTGATGGCCTTTCAATATCATTCTGCAATAAGTTTATACAGAGAATTGAAGGAATATGAAAAAGTGGGTGATTTATATATTGCAATACATGATGTAAATAGTGCCAACAATTATTACCAAATGGTTATTAATAACTATATTCAAAATAATCAGTTCGTAAAAGCATCTTTAATTTATAGTAAAAAAATGAATGATTGTGATAGTGCTCAAAAAATTCTGCTCGATGGATGGAATAAAAATCTTGACGCTTATAACTGTCTTATCATTTATTTAAATAATTATACTGATAGCTTCAAATTAAAAGAAGAAATTGAACGTTTGTATTTTTTAGTTTTACCTAATCAAAAATTAATTTTTCTCAAGGTTCTTAAAAAACTTTTCACTAAAAACAAAGAACTACAAACTTTAATAAAAAATATGGCTTATGAAATAATCGCTGATAAAATTAATTCGCATCCCATGGTAGTTAATGAACTTCAATATTTTAATCCACAAGATACATTTATTAGAAAAGATATTATACGGTACAAAACTGGAAATAATAAAATATTTACCGGTTAA
- a CDS encoding YggS family pyridoxal phosphate-dependent enzyme produces the protein MNSNKSLETILKSIPENVKLIAVSKTRSVEEIQAMYDAGQRDFGENKVQELTQKYPVLPKDIHWHQIGHLQKNKVKYIAPFIDLIHSVDSEELLQTINKEAKKNSRVISVLLQIKIAQEETKYGLSFDEALKLLVEKESGKFEHVKIRGCMGMASFTDNINQIKEEFSSLNNFYVSHQKEFDLTILSMGMSDDYPIAIECGSTMVRIGSKLFGPRDYTH, from the coding sequence ATGAACTCAAATAAATCCTTGGAAACTATTTTAAAAAGTATCCCTGAAAATGTTAAATTAATTGCTGTATCTAAAACTCGTTCTGTAGAAGAAATACAAGCTATGTATGATGCGGGACAAAGGGATTTTGGAGAGAATAAAGTTCAAGAGCTTACTCAAAAATATCCTGTTTTACCTAAAGATATTCACTGGCATCAAATTGGGCATCTTCAAAAGAATAAAGTCAAATATATTGCACCTTTTATTGACTTAATACATTCTGTGGATAGTGAAGAATTACTTCAAACCATTAATAAAGAAGCAAAAAAAAATAGTCGTGTGATTTCTGTTCTCCTGCAAATTAAAATAGCTCAGGAAGAAACCAAGTATGGACTTTCTTTCGATGAGGCATTAAAGCTTTTAGTAGAGAAAGAATCAGGTAAATTTGAACATGTTAAAATTCGAGGGTGTATGGGAATGGCTTCGTTTACCGATAATATTAATCAGATTAAAGAAGAGTTTTCTTCTCTAAATAATTTCTATGTTTCCCATCAAAAAGAATTTGATTTAACAATTTTATCTATGGGAATGTCTGATGATTACCCTATCGCTATTGAATGTGGAAGCACAATGGTTCGAATTGGAAGCAAGCTATTTGGGCCCAGAGATTATACCCATTGA